In one window of Henckelia pumila isolate YLH828 chromosome 1, ASM3356847v2, whole genome shotgun sequence DNA:
- the LOC140886922 gene encoding probably inactive leucine-rich repeat receptor-like protein kinase At3g28040, with protein MIKMKSFAVLILATFVSAAFLIGCLGEETLQLNDDVLGLLVFKSALQDPWRNLDSWNEDDNSPCGWKFVKCNSRNGRVMEISLDGLGLSGKFGRGLEKLGFLKVLSLSNNKISGSVNPELALVSSLERLNLSNNNLTGIIPSFLDNMSSIQFIDLSQNSLSGTVSDTIFDNCPALRFLSLAGNFLQGQFPGSVARCAVLNHLNLSNNRFSGNPNFSGGIWLLTRLRTLDLSNNALSGPLSVGIAGIHNMKRVFLNGNQFSGSLPADIGLCPHLNTLDFSNNLFTEGIPDSLQSLTALTYLNLSKNLLTGDFPQWISKLSSLEYLDFSRNDLMGSFPMSMGDLKSLKFLSLSENKLSGTIPESMGDYSTLTIIRLRRNGFNGSIPKGLFDMNLDEMDLSRNELTGPIPSASSKIFESLQILDLSDNSLTGEIPAEIGLSAKLGYLNLSWNHLESRMPPELGYFQNLSVLDLRNNGLIGSVPGDICDSGSLAILQLDGNSLTGPIPEEIGNCTSLYLLSLSHNNLSGRIPRTMSMLNKLKILKLEFNELSGEIPQDLGKLENLLIANVSYNRLVGRLPSGGIFQTLDASAIQGNLGICSPLLKGPCKLNVPKPLVLDPYAYGNQGGDRDNNDRQHPSGTDSTNIRHHRFLSVSSLVAISAAAVIAVGVMVISLLNASARRKISYIENALESMCSSSTRSANLATGKLVLLDSKSTPDWLSTSIELILNKAIEIGEGVFGSVYKASLGSEGTVVAIKKLVTANTLQYQEEFDREVRIIGKARHPNLISLRGYYWTPHLQLLVSDYAAEGSLQGKLHEQTSSFIPLLWPHRFKIVLGTAKGLAYLHHSFRPPIIHYNIKPSNILLDENLNPKISDFGLARLLTKLDKHVVSNRFQSAPGYVAPELACQSLRVNEKCDVYGFGVLILELVTGRRPVEYGEDNVVILSDHVRVLLEQGNVLDCVDPGMGEYPEEEVLPVLKLALVCTSQIPSSRPSMAEVVQILQVIQTPVAHRIEAF; from the exons ATGATCAAAATGAAGTCTTTTGCGGTGTTAATCTTGGCTACATTTGTGTCAGCAGCGTTTCTGATAGGTTGTTTGGGTGAAGAGACTCTGCAACTTAACGACGATGTTTTAGGCCTCCTTGTGTTCAAATCAGCTCTTCAAGATCCTTGGAGGAACCTGGACTCGTGGAATGAAGATGACAACTCCCCCTGTGGATGGAAATTCGTGAAATGCAACTCCAGAAATGGCCGTGTTATGGAGATTTCACTCGACGGGTTGGGTTTGTCGGGGAAGTTTGGTAGGGGCCTGGAGAAGTTGGGTTTCTTGAAGGTACTTTCTTTGTCCAATAACAAAATTTCGGGTAGTGTAAATCCAGAGTTGGCTCTTGTCTCAAGTCTTGAGAGGCTGAATCTCAGCAATAATAATCTTACGGGGATAATCCCTTCGTTTCTTGATAACATGAGTTCGATTCAGTTCATTGATCTGTCACAGAATTCTTTATCTGGGACTGtttctgataccatttttgatAATTGTCCCGCTCTTCGGTTTTTATCTTTAGCTGGAAATTTTCTTCAAGGGCAATTTCCAGGCTCTGTTGCTAGATGTGCTGTTCTGAATCATCTTAACTTGTCGAACAATCGTTTTTCTGGGAACCCGAATTTTTCTGGGGGAATTTGGTTGCTAACAAGGCTTCGAACGTTGGATCTTTCGAACAATGCCTTATCCGGACCACTATCTGTTGGTATTGCTGGTATACATAACATGAAACGGGTGTTTTTAAATGGAAATCAATTTTCCGGATCCTTGCCAGCTGATATTGGGTTATGCCCACATCTAAATACGTTGGACTTCAGCAATAATCTCTTTACAGAAGGGATTCCAGATAGTTTGCAAAGCCTTACAGCTCTTACGTATTTGAATTTATCCAAGAACTTGCTTACAGGAGATTTCCCTCAATGGATCAGTAAATTGAGCAGCCTGGAATACCTTGATTTTTCAAGAAATGATTTGATGGGATCTTTTCCAATGTCAATGGGAGACTTGAAATCTTTAAAATTTCTGAGTCTTTCTGAGAACAAGTTGAGTGGAACCATTCCAGAGTCCATGGGAGATTACTCGACCTTAACTATAATCAGGTTGAGAAGAAATGGCTTCAATGGCAGTATTCCAAAGGGGTTATTTGACATGAACTTAGACGAAATGGATCTTTCACGAAACGAGCTCACGGGTCCGATTCCTTCTGCTTCCAGTAAAATCTTTGAGTCCCTTCAGATACTGGATCTATCGGATAATAGTCTCACTGGAGAAATTCCAGCAGAAATAGGCCTTTCCGCCAAGCTAGGATACTTGAATCTGTCTTGGAACCATTTGGAATCGAGAATGCCACCTGAGCTCGGGTATTTTCAGAATTTGAGTGTGTTGGATCTCAGAAACAATGGCTTAATTGGATCGGTTCCTGGTGATATATGTGATTCTGGTAGCTTGGCTATCCTACAGCTTGATGGAAATTCATTGACAGGTCCAATTCCTGAAGAAATAGGCAACTGCACTTCTCTCTACTTGCT GAGCTTGTCCCATAACAATTTGAGTGGTCGAATTCCCAGAACAATGTCAATGCTAAACAAGCTCAAGATTCTGAAGTTGGAGTTCAACGAATTGAGTGGAGAAATACCTCAAGATCTTGGAAAACTTGAAAATCTCTTGATTGCTAATGTATCCTACAATCGGCTTGTGGGTCGACTGCCTTCTGGAGGCATTTTCCAAACGTTAGATGCGAGTGCGATCCAGGGTAATTTGGGTATTTGCTCACCCTTATTGAAGGGGCCGTGCAAGCTTAATGTCCCAAAGCCTTTGGTTCTTGATCCATATGCTTATGGCAATCAAGGAGGGGATCGAGACAATAACGATCGCCAACACCCGAGTGGTACTGATTCCACAAACATTAGGCATCACAGGTTCCTTAGTGTTTCATCTTTGGTGGCAATATCAGCTGCAGCTGTGATTGCTGTCGGGGTAATGGTGATAAGCTTGTTGAATGCTTCGGCTCGGAGGAAAATTTCCTATATAGAGAATGCTTTAGAAAGCATGTGTTCAAGCTCCACAAGATCAGCGAACTTGGCAACTGGAAAACTCGTTCTTTTGGACTCAAAATCGACACCTGATTGGCTGAGTACTAGTATTGAACTGATACTAAACAAGGCCATCGAAATTGGCGAAGGGGTATTTGGTTCGGTGTACAAGGCTTCGTTGGGGAGTGAAGGAACAGTTGTGGCAATCAAGAAACTGGTGACAGCCAATACACTTCAGTATCAAGAAGAATTCGACAGAGAAGTAAGAATTATTGGAAAGGCAAGACATCCCAATCTGATTTCACTTAGAGGATATTACTGGACGCCACATTTGCAGCTTCTTGTATCAGATTATGCAGCGGAAGGAAGCTTACAGGGCAAATTACACGAGCAGACGTCGTCTTTCATCCCACTTTTATGGCCTCACCGGTTCAAGATAGTGCTAGGAACAGCGAAGGGTCTCGCCTATTTGCATCACTCGTTCCGTCCACCAATCATACACTACAACATAAAACCTAGCAACATTCTCCTAGACGAGAACCTGAACCCAAAAATTTCCGATTTTGGACTGGCAAGGCTTCTAACCAAGCTCGATAAGCATGTCGTGAGCAACCGGTTTCAGAGTGCACCTGGATACGTGGCCCCAGAATTAGCATGCCAGAGCTTAAGGGTCAACGAAAAATGCGACGTATATGGCTTCGGTGTGCTGATTCTTGAGCTGGTGACAGGCAGGAGGCCGGTGGAGTACGGAGAAGATAACGTGGTGATATTGAgtgatcatgttagagtttTGCTGGAACAAGGAAACGTGTTGGATTGTGTGGATCCGGGCATGGGGGAGTATCCCGAAGAGGAGGTTCTTCCAGTACTTAAACTGGCCTTGGTGTGCACTTCTCAGATACCTTCAAGCAGGCCTTCCATGGCAGAAGTGGTGCAAATACTGCAAGTCATACAGACCCCAGTAGCACACAGAATTGAAGCTTTCTGA